A stretch of Desulfobacter hydrogenophilus DNA encodes these proteins:
- the ftsY gene encoding signal recognition particle-docking protein FtsY, with the protein MRSDESKKAKDFVGEKPVLPGESAMDKAPAKEPEPGIEPDIDQQNVQTEEPVQKKPEINEGTGLLSKLKSGLAKTRTVLNTDVTELFSSAKSIDDDLFDNLEERLVTSDLGIDITMDMMARIKKKSRGLSTADQLRQVLKDELLTLFHEPGPPAPSIPTPYVIMMVGVNGTGKTTTLGKLAMKYKAEGKKVLIAAADTFRAAAIEQVEIWARRAGADIVRHKEGADPAAVAYDAVEAGMARGADVVLIDTAGRLHTQKNLMEELKKIKRSVDKKYKGAPHDVMMVIDATTGQNALSQADIFHKAVGLTQMSVTKLDGTAKGGIVAAVSSTMKLPIAYIGVGEAIEDLQEFDAKRFIDALFDD; encoded by the coding sequence TTGCGGTCAGATGAATCTAAAAAGGCAAAGGACTTTGTGGGGGAAAAGCCGGTCTTGCCCGGGGAATCCGCCATGGATAAGGCACCGGCGAAGGAACCTGAGCCGGGTATAGAACCGGATATAGACCAGCAAAATGTCCAGACTGAAGAACCGGTTCAAAAAAAGCCAGAAATCAACGAAGGTACAGGACTGCTCTCAAAACTTAAATCCGGTCTGGCCAAAACCCGGACTGTTTTAAATACGGATGTCACAGAACTGTTCTCCTCGGCCAAATCCATAGATGACGACCTGTTTGATAATCTCGAAGAACGCCTGGTCACCTCTGATCTTGGCATTGACATCACCATGGACATGATGGCGCGGATCAAGAAAAAAAGCCGTGGTTTGTCCACGGCTGATCAACTTCGTCAGGTGCTCAAAGATGAGTTGCTCACCCTTTTCCATGAACCCGGCCCCCCTGCCCCATCCATTCCCACACCCTATGTCATCATGATGGTAGGTGTTAATGGAACCGGCAAAACAACCACACTTGGCAAACTGGCCATGAAATATAAAGCCGAAGGCAAAAAAGTCTTGATTGCAGCGGCAGACACGTTCAGGGCCGCAGCCATTGAACAGGTTGAAATCTGGGCCCGGCGCGCCGGTGCGGACATTGTCAGGCACAAAGAAGGGGCAGACCCTGCCGCAGTTGCCTACGATGCCGTTGAGGCGGGCATGGCAAGGGGGGCAGATGTGGTGCTCATTGACACGGCAGGCAGGCTGCACACCCAGAAAAATCTCATGGAAGAGCTAAAGAAGATCAAGCGCTCTGTGGATAAAAAATACAAGGGTGCACCCCATGATGTAATGATGGTCATTGACGCCACCACCGGCCAAAATGCCCTTTCCCAGGCAGATATTTTCCACAAGGCCGTGGGACTAACCCAGATGAGTGTCACCAAACTGGACGGTACAGCTAAGGGTGGGATTGTGGCAGCAGTGTCATCCACCATGAAGTTGCCCATTGCCTACATCGGTGTGGGTGAGGCCATCGAAGATCTGCAGGAATTTGATGCAAAACGCTTTATCGATGCGCTGTTTGATGACTGA
- a CDS encoding GGDEF domain-containing protein — protein sequence MAEQRDDKTDQLQAEIIKLRTQKDRLLKELDAVEAQYGNLDSLYRRYFPIILDVLSRDGTALGNACNQLGAAMRKKASPAKIEYIFGQIKTAMIQEDIGPAVAKKKKGFFSSLRKNSSENQVLDNLRQSYQDVVNYLKSNLDKKYTGKLESITSNLIKIEEIQEFEEVRENIFSLIFNYISETNQDREKVNAFIRDIVARIFEIEKRLASSYEHTSSLLSSNQGFESILNNEMVGIKNSFDAAESLDDLRVKISTGLSSIEKALQKKQKVDQAISRLAKKSKTSFTSGFAKLKQELQAATKYSEALEKKLNEDQLTGAKNRRAYDKKIGEEMDRFLRYKNIFSLLVIDADKFKNINDTYGHAIGDRCLQEIIKRTQPLLRKSDMLARYGGEEFAVIMPETDTKGAMKVAEKIRQTIEKIEFLYKEQAVRVTVSIGVSCIKEGDTSPTDLFERADMAVYKAKENGRNQVMAQ from the coding sequence ATGGCCGAACAACGCGACGATAAAACTGACCAATTACAAGCTGAAATAATTAAATTAAGAACCCAGAAGGATCGCCTGCTCAAGGAACTGGATGCCGTCGAGGCACAGTATGGAAATCTTGATAGCCTTTACAGAAGGTATTTTCCCATTATTTTAGATGTGCTTTCCCGGGATGGAACGGCATTGGGGAACGCCTGCAACCAGCTGGGTGCGGCCATGCGGAAAAAAGCTTCCCCGGCTAAAATTGAGTACATTTTCGGTCAGATCAAAACCGCCATGATCCAGGAAGATATCGGACCTGCTGTTGCCAAAAAAAAGAAAGGTTTTTTTTCCTCTCTTCGGAAAAATTCATCCGAAAATCAGGTGCTGGACAATCTCAGGCAAAGTTACCAGGATGTGGTGAATTATTTGAAATCCAACCTGGATAAAAAATATACCGGAAAATTGGAATCAATTACTTCAAATCTGATTAAGATAGAAGAAATACAAGAGTTTGAAGAGGTTCGGGAAAATATCTTTTCTCTTATTTTTAATTATATTTCAGAAACTAACCAGGATCGGGAAAAGGTGAATGCCTTTATCCGGGATATCGTGGCAAGGATTTTTGAAATTGAAAAGAGACTGGCCTCTTCCTATGAGCACACAAGTTCTCTGCTTTCCTCAAATCAGGGTTTTGAATCCATCTTAAATAACGAAATGGTTGGGATCAAAAATTCATTTGATGCGGCTGAAAGTCTAGATGATTTACGGGTAAAGATTTCTACGGGGCTTTCTTCCATTGAAAAGGCATTGCAGAAAAAGCAGAAAGTGGACCAGGCCATTAGTCGGCTGGCTAAAAAAAGCAAGACCTCCTTTACCTCTGGATTTGCAAAACTCAAGCAAGAGTTGCAGGCTGCCACAAAATATTCCGAAGCGCTGGAGAAAAAACTCAACGAGGATCAACTGACCGGTGCCAAAAACCGCAGGGCCTATGACAAGAAAATTGGGGAGGAGATGGACCGGTTTCTGCGGTATAAAAATATTTTTTCCCTTTTGGTCATTGACGCGGATAAATTTAAAAATATTAATGATACCTATGGACACGCCATTGGTGATAGGTGTCTGCAGGAAATTATTAAACGGACCCAGCCTTTATTAAGAAAAAGTGATATGCTTGCCCGGTATGGCGGCGAAGAGTTTGCTGTCATTATGCCCGAGACAGATACAAAGGGTGCAATGAAGGTTGCGGAAAAAATCCGTCAGACCATAGAAAAAATTGAATTCCTGTATAAAGAGCAAGCCGTTAGGGTTACGGTCAGCATTGGCGTTTCCTGCATCAAGGAAGGTGATACGTCCCCAACGGATTTATTTGAACGGGCAGATATGGCTGTATACAAGGCAAAGGAAAATGGTCGAAATCAGGTTATGGCACAGTAA
- a CDS encoding 6-phosphofructokinase — translation MEYNTLNIPSDLRVQAIQTMNEDSKEALARQRFSPEKIDIFNESHTSLETLNEYRFLKDTEAERMLPGIINNRVQQVIINPNPDENVKLGFSKPRHIGVVFSGGPAPGGHNVIAGIFDEMKRFNSASKMFGFIKGPEGMLENRYIEITAGLVDTHRNMGGFNMIKTGRTKIDSGSKMELALTVCKGLKLDALVIIGGDDSNTNAAFLAQHFKSSGIKVIGIPKTIDGDIQVKTEDGKVLCATSFGFHSAARAFAQNIANLANDGSSDIKYWHVCKVMGRVASHLTLETALQTHVNIALIGEELADYVDQERMSKAREQGEQIDYNAYGMTLRHLSRMICDIIVRRAAFGKNYGLMIIPEGILEFINEIQLFITKLNKIIADYNRIHDLDFHRSFPTLNEKLDYLRRISQGMMDKGRFPIWNIRDDELFNQLPGFFREGLLVERDLHGNFQFSQVETEKIIMDMVKEYLDVLREQGRYKVGILRDDYVSLMDDAGMDPELFAPTLFKNPQDKYVLVKPDIISLKTLKLALVNAGMLDSEEETPQIFVNIFKKSQAEFKIQTHFYGYDGRGTDPTYFDCCYAYNLGLTAFHLIAGGATGQMAAIINLEKEIDQWQPAGIPIARLMHLEERKGRLELVMEKSIVDLESNAFKVFKAIREDWVAACACPDRFRNPGAIGFSKEMEEDRPLTLQLNALQFQE, via the coding sequence ATGGAATACAACACCCTGAATATCCCCTCCGACCTGCGGGTCCAGGCGATTCAAACCATGAATGAGGACAGCAAGGAAGCCCTGGCAAGACAACGGTTTTCTCCTGAAAAAATAGATATTTTTAATGAATCACATACATCTCTTGAGACATTGAATGAATACCGTTTTTTGAAAGATACCGAGGCCGAACGTATGCTGCCGGGAATTATCAATAATCGCGTACAGCAGGTGATTATAAATCCTAACCCCGATGAAAATGTAAAGTTGGGATTTTCAAAGCCGCGACATATCGGTGTGGTTTTTTCCGGTGGTCCGGCTCCGGGTGGGCACAATGTAATTGCAGGCATCTTTGATGAGATGAAACGTTTCAACAGCGCGTCAAAGATGTTCGGGTTCATAAAAGGGCCTGAAGGGATGCTTGAAAATCGGTATATTGAGATCACTGCAGGGTTGGTGGACACCCACCGGAACATGGGCGGTTTTAACATGATTAAAACCGGGCGGACCAAAATTGATTCCGGCAGCAAAATGGAATTGGCCCTGACTGTATGCAAGGGATTGAAGCTGGATGCATTGGTGATCATCGGTGGGGATGATTCTAATACCAACGCCGCTTTTCTGGCCCAGCATTTCAAATCCTCAGGGATAAAAGTCATTGGTATACCTAAAACCATTGACGGCGATATCCAGGTAAAAACAGAAGACGGCAAGGTCTTGTGCGCCACCTCCTTTGGATTTCATTCTGCGGCCCGGGCTTTTGCACAAAATATTGCCAATCTGGCCAATGACGGCAGCTCCGACATTAAATACTGGCATGTATGCAAGGTCATGGGCCGGGTGGCAAGCCATCTTACGCTGGAGACAGCGCTTCAGACCCATGTGAATATCGCCTTGATCGGTGAAGAGTTAGCTGACTATGTGGACCAGGAGCGTATGTCCAAGGCCCGGGAGCAGGGCGAACAGATTGATTATAACGCCTATGGGATGACCCTGCGCCATCTGTCCCGGATGATCTGTGACATTATTGTCCGGCGGGCCGCATTCGGCAAAAATTACGGACTGATGATCATTCCCGAAGGCATCCTGGAGTTTATCAATGAAATCCAGTTGTTCATCACAAAACTCAATAAAATTATTGCAGATTATAATAGAATCCATGACTTGGATTTCCACAGGTCATTTCCCACCCTGAACGAAAAATTGGATTATCTGCGTAGGATTTCCCAGGGCATGATGGACAAGGGCCGGTTTCCCATATGGAATATCCGGGATGATGAACTGTTCAACCAGCTGCCCGGGTTTTTCAGAGAAGGGCTTCTGGTGGAAAGGGATCTTCACGGCAATTTCCAATTTTCCCAGGTTGAAACCGAGAAGATCATTATGGACATGGTTAAAGAGTATCTGGATGTGCTTCGGGAGCAGGGGCGGTACAAGGTTGGTATTCTTCGGGATGACTATGTTTCGCTTATGGATGATGCGGGCATGGATCCCGAATTGTTTGCCCCAACATTATTTAAGAACCCCCAGGATAAATATGTACTGGTCAAGCCGGATATCATCTCCCTTAAAACTCTGAAGCTTGCCCTGGTCAATGCGGGTATGCTGGATTCTGAAGAAGAAACCCCACAGATTTTTGTAAACATATTTAAAAAGTCCCAGGCCGAATTTAAAATTCAGACCCATTTTTACGGGTATGACGGCCGGGGCACTGATCCAACCTATTTTGACTGTTGTTATGCTTACAACTTAGGACTTACGGCCTTTCATCTGATTGCAGGCGGTGCCACAGGCCAGATGGCGGCCATTATCAACCTGGAAAAAGAGATTGACCAGTGGCAGCCGGCCGGTATCCCCATTGCCCGGCTTATGCACCTTGAGGAACGCAAAGGACGCCTGGAACTGGTCATGGAAAAAAGCATTGTTGACCTGGAATCCAACGCCTTTAAGGTGTTCAAGGCGATCAGGGAGGATTGGGTGGCGGCCTGTGCCTGTCCTGACCGGTTCAGAAATCCGGGGGCCATCGGATTTTCAAAAGAGATGGAAGAGGACCGGCCTTTAACCCTTCAGCTCAACGCCCTGCAATTTCAGGAATAG
- the ahbD gene encoding heme b synthase has translation MVHPHGKFPPGHGTPHAPGKNNTLRLVAWETTRRCNLTCKHCRAAAEDHAYNDELTTEESFKLLDQIREVGQPIIILTGGEPLLRDDIFEIAAYGDKIGLRMVMAPNGTLLNEDNVKRLIKSGIKRISVSLDGSTAASHDEFRGLDGAFDRAVNGIKTAKAAGLEFQINTVITKTNLDEIPAILALAESLGAAAHHIFLLVPTGRGKYIVDTAIDAKEYEETLNWFYDQRDKTSLQLKATCAPHYYRILRQRAKAEGKKVSFETHGLDAVTRGCLAGTGFCFISHVGRVQTCGFLDVTCGDIKTQHFKDVWENSEVFNKLRDFNNLEPKCGICEYKQVCGGCRARAYEATGNYLAEEPLCTYQPIQHKK, from the coding sequence ATGGTACACCCCCACGGAAAATTCCCTCCGGGACATGGCACCCCTCACGCCCCAGGTAAAAACAATACCCTGCGCCTTGTGGCCTGGGAGACAACCCGCCGGTGCAATCTGACCTGCAAACATTGCCGGGCCGCGGCTGAAGACCACGCATACAATGACGAACTCACCACCGAAGAGTCTTTCAAACTTCTGGATCAGATCAGAGAAGTGGGACAACCCATCATTATTCTCACCGGCGGCGAACCGCTGCTCCGGGATGACATCTTTGAGATTGCCGCCTATGGTGACAAAATCGGCCTTCGCATGGTCATGGCCCCCAACGGCACCCTGCTCAATGAAGACAATGTGAAACGCCTTATAAAAAGCGGCATCAAACGTATCTCCGTGAGCCTGGACGGCTCTACTGCAGCGTCCCATGATGAGTTCAGGGGCCTTGACGGAGCCTTTGACAGGGCAGTAAACGGCATAAAAACAGCCAAAGCGGCCGGACTGGAATTTCAGATCAATACCGTTATCACAAAAACCAATCTTGATGAAATTCCAGCTATCCTTGCTCTGGCAGAATCATTAGGGGCTGCGGCCCACCACATTTTCCTTCTGGTGCCCACGGGCCGGGGCAAATATATCGTGGATACGGCCATTGACGCAAAGGAGTATGAAGAAACCCTGAACTGGTTTTACGACCAACGGGATAAAACATCTTTACAGCTTAAAGCCACCTGTGCCCCTCACTATTACCGGATTTTACGCCAGCGCGCCAAGGCTGAAGGCAAAAAAGTCAGCTTTGAAACCCATGGACTTGATGCGGTCACAAGGGGCTGTCTTGCAGGAACCGGTTTCTGCTTCATCTCCCATGTGGGCCGGGTACAGACCTGCGGTTTTTTAGACGTTACCTGTGGGGACATCAAGACCCAGCACTTTAAGGATGTGTGGGAAAATTCAGAGGTGTTCAACAAATTACGGGACTTCAACAATCTTGAACCCAAATGCGGAATCTGTGAATACAAACAGGTGTGCGGCGGATGCCGGGCCAGGGCATATGAGGCCACTGGCAATTACCTGGCCGAGGAACCTTTGTGTACATACCAGCCGATCCAGCATAAAAAATAA
- the hemB gene encoding porphobilinogen synthase has product MLFPEYRGRRLRATANFRRMIRETKLSRDDLILPLFAVEGKSVKKPINSMPGQFQLSCDHIVATAKQAKDAGIPGIMLFGIPDKKDCLGTQAYAHDGIVQKAISAVKEQVPDLTVITDVCLCEYTDHGHCGMVMDDGTVDNDSTLDLLAKTALSHVQAGADMVAPSDMMDGRVAEIRGTLDDEGFSHVPIMSYAVKYASAFYGPFREAAESAPQFGNRKTYQMDPANSLEAIREATMDIQEGADIIMVKPALSYLDIIYRVREEIDLPVAAYNVSGEYSIIKAAEMMGWVDGKAMIMEALLSIKRAGADIIMTYSAIDVARELNS; this is encoded by the coding sequence ATGCTGTTTCCCGAATACAGAGGCAGACGGCTTCGGGCCACGGCCAATTTCCGACGGATGATCAGGGAGACGAAACTTTCCAGAGACGATCTGATTCTTCCCCTTTTTGCGGTTGAAGGCAAATCCGTTAAAAAGCCCATCAATTCCATGCCCGGCCAGTTCCAGCTCTCCTGCGATCACATTGTCGCCACGGCAAAGCAAGCCAAAGATGCAGGCATCCCGGGCATCATGCTGTTCGGTATTCCCGATAAAAAAGACTGTCTTGGCACCCAGGCCTATGCCCATGACGGTATCGTGCAAAAAGCGATTTCAGCCGTTAAAGAACAGGTACCGGATCTAACCGTGATCACCGATGTCTGCCTGTGTGAATACACGGATCACGGTCACTGCGGCATGGTCATGGATGACGGCACCGTTGACAATGATTCCACCCTGGATCTGCTTGCAAAAACGGCGCTTTCCCATGTGCAGGCGGGTGCCGATATGGTGGCCCCTTCCGACATGATGGACGGTCGCGTGGCTGAAATCAGAGGCACCCTGGATGACGAGGGGTTTTCCCATGTGCCCATCATGTCCTATGCAGTGAAATACGCGTCTGCCTTTTACGGCCCTTTCAGGGAAGCTGCGGAATCCGCACCCCAATTCGGGAACCGCAAAACCTACCAGATGGATCCGGCCAATTCCCTTGAAGCGATCCGGGAAGCCACCATGGACATTCAAGAAGGTGCGGATATCATCATGGTAAAACCGGCGCTCTCCTACTTGGATATCATTTACAGAGTAAGAGAAGAAATTGATCTGCCTGTGGCCGCATATAATGTATCCGGAGAATACTCCATCATCAAGGCGGCTGAAATGATGGGATGGGTGGACGGCAAAGCCATGATCATGGAAGCATTGTTGTCCATCAAACGGGCCGGGGCCGATATTATCATGACCTACTCAGCCATTGATGTGGCAAGGGAGTTGAATAGCTGA
- the ahbC gene encoding 12,18-didecarboxysiroheme deacetylase, which produces MIGISKLYCATVEPSDTLRYSRHSGKLPSHLLQFSKDKKPVVVWNMTRRCNLKCVHCYAQSENIAYDNELTHEQSLAMMDDLAEFGVPVLLFSGGEPLMHPRLVEYAQYAVSKGMRAVISTNGTLITKEKAKQLKDVGLSYVGISLDGLEATHDKFRGVAGAYKKALQAVDNCQEAGIKVGLRFTINKRNVQDIPGIFDLLEEKNIPRACFYHLVYSGRGQEIAKEDLNHEETRQVLDLIMDRTKDLHDRNKPKEVLTVDNHADGPYLYQRLLKEDPKRAAEVLELLEMNEGNNSGRGIGCISWDGEVHPDQFWREISFGNIKDRPFSELWTDPENEFLMKMKEKKKHVKGRCAQCRWLDICAGNFRARAESVANDPWDSDPACYLTDEEIKKENV; this is translated from the coding sequence ATGATTGGAATTTCAAAACTTTACTGCGCCACGGTGGAACCCTCGGATACGTTACGCTATTCAAGACATTCAGGCAAATTACCCTCTCATCTGCTTCAGTTCTCAAAAGACAAAAAGCCGGTGGTGGTCTGGAATATGACCCGGCGATGCAACCTGAAGTGTGTTCACTGCTATGCCCAGTCTGAAAATATTGCCTATGACAATGAACTGACCCACGAACAAAGTCTTGCCATGATGGATGACCTGGCAGAATTTGGGGTACCGGTGCTGCTGTTTTCCGGCGGGGAACCGCTGATGCATCCACGCCTTGTGGAATATGCTCAGTATGCCGTATCCAAGGGCATGCGGGCTGTTATCTCAACCAACGGCACCCTGATCACCAAAGAGAAGGCAAAGCAGCTCAAAGATGTGGGGCTCTCCTATGTGGGGATCAGCCTGGACGGACTTGAAGCCACCCATGACAAATTCAGGGGCGTTGCCGGCGCGTATAAAAAAGCATTGCAGGCCGTTGACAACTGCCAGGAAGCAGGTATTAAGGTGGGGCTGAGATTTACCATCAATAAAAGAAATGTACAGGACATCCCGGGCATTTTTGATCTGCTGGAAGAAAAAAATATCCCCAGAGCCTGTTTTTACCACTTAGTTTACTCCGGCCGCGGCCAGGAAATTGCCAAGGAGGATTTAAACCACGAGGAAACCCGCCAGGTACTTGACCTGATTATGGACCGCACAAAGGACCTTCACGACCGCAACAAGCCCAAGGAGGTCCTTACCGTGGACAACCATGCAGACGGTCCTTACCTGTACCAGCGGCTACTCAAGGAAGACCCCAAACGGGCCGCCGAAGTACTCGAACTGCTTGAGATGAACGAAGGCAACAATTCGGGCCGGGGCATCGGTTGCATCTCCTGGGATGGTGAAGTCCACCCGGACCAGTTCTGGCGGGAGATCAGTTTCGGCAACATCAAGGACAGACCCTTCAGCGAACTCTGGACAGATCCTGAAAACGAATTTTTGATGAAAATGAAAGAAAAGAAAAAACACGTCAAAGGCAGATGCGCCCAATGCCGGTGGCTGGATATCTGTGCAGGTAATTTCAGGGCCAGGGCCGAATCCGTTGCCAATGATCCCTGGGATTCTGATCCTGCCTGTTATCTTACGGATGAAGAGATCAAAAAGGAGAATGTATAA
- a CDS encoding AAA family ATPase — translation MTYHNDATGPDPKKIEKELGEFLNKRFGGNVKILTPSIQPQQETITGTTPESGKKKLIDFNIKPKELISYLDQYVIRQDKAKSVLATKICTHFNRIRHQETMITEPFKITGNIKSNILLLGPTGIGKTYLIKLIAKKIGVPFVKADATKFSETGYVGGDVEDLIRDLVKEAKDDIELAECGIVYVDEVDKIAASPNVLGAQISRTGVQRALLKPMEETDVDLKVPHDPVSMMQELEAFQRTGKRSARRVNTANILFILSGAFSGLTDVVKKRLSKQAIGFGASLSHTRKDNELLKETRSEDLVAYGFESEFIGRVPVRCVLDELTQKDLYDILKMPNNPVILSKRLDFKSYGIDLLFTDEALDELAERAHKENTGARGLVSVIEDAMLCFEEKLPSESVGQFAVTKQVLRHPEQVLKDLVQGNDKEKYAAEYNHALILFSNHINEYVKKNWKIFSIRHGLTLTQIRTKMVVQYYTAHVMEIDDAVRQVKKFYDNVKEMELEISKNYDLNVVFEEDAADFFIQQFIEHNATTDEILSKIYTDFFDGFNLIREKTGKTRFSLSKDALTDHETYLNDLIRKEIK, via the coding sequence ATGACTTATCACAATGATGCCACCGGGCCTGACCCGAAAAAAATTGAAAAAGAGCTTGGGGAATTTCTGAACAAAAGATTTGGTGGAAATGTTAAAATTCTGACACCTTCCATCCAGCCCCAGCAGGAGACCATTACCGGCACAACACCTGAGTCGGGCAAAAAAAAACTGATTGATTTTAATATCAAGCCTAAGGAACTGATCAGTTACTTAGACCAGTACGTTATCCGGCAGGACAAGGCTAAATCCGTACTTGCCACAAAAATATGCACTCATTTCAACCGAATCCGTCACCAGGAAACCATGATCACGGAACCATTCAAGATCACGGGTAATATTAAAAGCAATATCCTGCTACTCGGCCCCACCGGTATTGGCAAGACCTATCTGATCAAACTTATCGCCAAAAAAATAGGGGTGCCTTTTGTCAAAGCCGATGCCACCAAATTTTCCGAAACCGGATATGTGGGTGGGGATGTCGAGGATTTGATCCGGGATCTGGTCAAAGAAGCGAAGGATGACATTGAACTTGCTGAGTGTGGTATTGTTTACGTAGATGAAGTGGACAAAATAGCTGCCAGCCCCAATGTTTTAGGTGCTCAGATATCCCGGACAGGCGTCCAGCGGGCCCTGCTCAAGCCCATGGAAGAGACCGACGTAGATCTAAAGGTGCCCCATGATCCCGTATCCATGATGCAGGAGCTTGAGGCATTCCAGAGAACCGGGAAACGTTCGGCCAGACGGGTGAATACCGCCAATATTCTGTTTATCCTGTCAGGCGCATTTTCAGGTTTGACGGATGTGGTGAAGAAACGATTGAGCAAACAGGCCATCGGGTTCGGTGCCTCGCTCAGTCATACCAGAAAAGACAATGAGCTTTTAAAAGAGACCCGGTCAGAGGATTTGGTGGCCTACGGATTTGAGTCCGAATTTATCGGCAGGGTACCGGTGCGCTGTGTCCTGGACGAACTGACCCAAAAAGATCTTTACGACATCCTGAAAATGCCCAACAACCCGGTGATCTTAAGCAAACGCCTTGATTTTAAATCATATGGGATTGATCTGCTGTTCACCGACGAGGCGTTAGATGAGCTGGCGGAAAGGGCGCACAAGGAAAATACCGGTGCCCGGGGGCTTGTATCCGTGATTGAAGACGCCATGCTCTGCTTTGAAGAAAAACTACCTTCCGAATCCGTCGGTCAATTTGCAGTCACCAAACAGGTGCTGAGACACCCCGAACAAGTGTTAAAGGATCTTGTCCAGGGCAATGACAAAGAAAAATACGCGGCCGAATATAACCATGCGTTGATCCTTTTTTCAAATCATATCAATGAATATGTAAAAAAGAACTGGAAAATCTTTTCCATCCGCCACGGCCTGACCTTAACGCAGATTCGCACAAAAATGGTGGTTCAGTATTATACGGCCCATGTCATGGAAATAGATGATGCGGTTAGACAGGTCAAAAAATTCTATGATAACGTCAAAGAGATGGAATTGGAAATATCCAAAAACTATGATTTAAATGTCGTGTTCGAAGAAGATGCCGCGGATTTTTTCATCCAGCAGTTTATAGAGCACAACGCGACCACGGATGAGATTCTTTCAAAAATATACACGGATTTTTTTGACGGATTTAATCTGATCCGGGAAAAGACAGGAAAAACAAGATTTTCCCTGTCAAAAGATGCATTAACCGACCACGAAACTTACCTCAACGATCTTATCAGAAAAGAGATAAAATGA
- the secG gene encoding preprotein translocase subunit SecG codes for MTSILVTIHVSVCIFLILVVLLQTGKGAEMGVSMGGAGSQALFGAAGPANILTKITTAVAIIFMITSLTLAYMSGHQSQSSVMKDASAPAGQQIPAAE; via the coding sequence ATGACTAGTATTTTAGTGACAATACACGTTAGCGTTTGCATATTTTTGATACTTGTTGTGCTATTGCAGACCGGTAAAGGCGCAGAAATGGGCGTATCCATGGGTGGTGCAGGTAGCCAGGCTCTCTTCGGAGCAGCAGGCCCAGCAAACATCCTGACCAAAATTACCACGGCCGTGGCCATTATCTTCATGATCACATCTCTAACTTTGGCCTATATGTCAGGGCATCAGTCACAGTCCAGTGTCATGAAGGACGCATCTGCGCCAGCAGGACAGCAGATACCGGCAGCAGAATGA
- the tpiA gene encoding triose-phosphate isomerase has product MTETAIRTPLIAGNWKMYKTGTQAVAAAKQLADLSKGAQGVDIMIAPTALSLPLVAAALGENSPVRLGAQNIYPGKEGAFTGEVSGEMIRDAGADYVIIGHSERRQYFGETDEIVGFKIRAALDAGLIPVMCIGETESQREADKTFFILDKQISDGLKGFDLKELDSLILAYEPVWAIGTGKTAGPEQVKEVHGFLRTLLKEKYAEDLAAKIRILYGGSVKPGNIKDLMQLEDVDGALVGGASLNPEDFNKIIRF; this is encoded by the coding sequence ATGACAGAAACTGCGATCAGAACTCCATTGATTGCCGGCAACTGGAAAATGTACAAAACCGGTACCCAGGCTGTTGCTGCGGCAAAACAGCTGGCAGACTTAAGCAAGGGGGCTCAAGGCGTTGATATTATGATTGCCCCCACAGCATTGTCTTTGCCCTTGGTCGCTGCCGCCTTGGGTGAAAATTCCCCGGTCCGACTGGGGGCCCAGAACATTTACCCAGGCAAGGAAGGGGCGTTTACCGGTGAAGTGTCCGGAGAAATGATCAGGGATGCTGGCGCTGACTACGTCATTATCGGCCATTCCGAACGTAGACAGTACTTTGGTGAAACAGACGAAATTGTCGGGTTTAAGATTCGGGCCGCCCTTGATGCAGGACTAATCCCGGTGATGTGCATCGGAGAGACGGAAAGCCAGCGAGAGGCTGATAAAACGTTTTTTATTCTTGACAAACAGATATCAGATGGGTTAAAAGGCTTTGATCTCAAGGAACTTGATTCTCTTATCCTGGCTTATGAGCCGGTATGGGCAATTGGTACCGGAAAGACCGCAGGACCCGAGCAGGTTAAAGAAGTGCATGGATTTTTAAGAACCCTGCTCAAGGAAAAATACGCAGAAGATCTGGCTGCAAAAATCCGGATTTTATACGGCGGATCGGTAAAACCCGGCAACATCAAAGACCTGATGCAACTTGAAGATGTAGATGGTGCATTGGTTGGCGGCGCGAGCCTGAACCCGGAAGATTTTAATAAAATTATTAGGTTTTAG